The sequence TTGTCCGCCCATGACGAGTTCGTCTTCGCCTCCGGAGCGCTCAAGACCCTCGCCTGCTCGCTCATGAAGATCGCCAACGACATCCGCTGGCTAGCCAGCGGGCCACGCTGCGGCCTCGGCGAACTCACGATACCCGAAAACGAACCCGGCTCGTCCATCATGCCCGGCAAGGTCAACCCCACCCAGAGCGAGGCCATGACCATGGTGTGCTGCCAAGTGATGGGCAACGACGCCGCCATCGGGTTCGCCGGGTCGCAGGGAAACTTCGAACTCAACGTCTTCAAGCCCGTCATCATCCACAACTTTCTCCACTCGGTCCGGTTGCTGTCCGATGCCTGCCATTCCTTCAATCACCATTGCGCCGTCGGCATCGAGCCGAACATGGACCGTATCAACCATTACGTGCAGGACTCGCTGATGCTCGTCACGGCGCTCAACCCGCACATCGGCTATGACAAAGCCGCGCAGATCGCCAAGAAGGCGCACAAGGAAAAAACCAGTCTGCGCGAAGCGGCCATCGCTTCCGGCCACCTCAGCGGCGAACAGTTCGACCAATGGGTCAACCCCGAAGCCATGACCCGTCCTTGACCCTGTTCGTTTTCTTCTTTCAAATCTGCTTTTCGATATCTCTCAACACTCAACCCTAAACTCTCAACCAACTCATGCTTACCGTAGGAACCACCGCGCCCGACTTCGCCCTCTCTTCCAAAAACGCCGACGGCCTCAACTTGGTCAAACTCTCCGACCACAAAGGCAAAAACGTCGTCCTCCTTTTCTTCCCCATGGTTTACACCAGCGTCTGCACCGACGAGTTCTGCTCGGTGTCGAAAGGCTTGTCCGATTTCGCCGGAGCCGAAGTCATCGGCATCAGCGGTGACAACCCCTTCGCGCAGGAAGCCTGGGCGCAAAAAGAAGGCATCAAGGTGACCTTGGCCAGCGACTACGACCACAAAGTCGCGCAGGCCTACGGCATCGCCTACGCGCAATTCGCCCCGCAACTCAATCTCCCTATGGGTGGCGTGCCCAAGCGCTCGGCCTTCATTGTCGATAAAAACGGCGTCATTCAATACGCTGAATCCCACGACGATCCGCGCCAGCTGCCCAACTTCGACACGATCAAAGCGAAGCTGTCCGAGCTGAAATAGCGGCCTTCTCACGCTCTTGTGGCGGCGGTCTTCTATGGCCGCCGGGCCTATTCCATCAAACGGCTCTGGAAAGCCTCGTAGACCCAACGCCGCGCTCCTCTCGGTGCTCGCGGATCGCCTTCATCCCCGCCGGATCAGCCAGAATCTCCATCGTCTCAGCGAGGGCCTCCATCCTCTCGATCGACATCATCACGGCCACCGCCTTTCCCTGCTTGGTAATGGTCACAGGATGATCCGCAGCGTCCCTCACCACCGCGAAAAACTGCTGCTGGGCGGCTTTTACAGTGTAGGAGTCAGCCACCCCCAGAAGCATGCTTTTTTCATTGAAAAACAGCACCACGGATCATCAAGACTCGGGACACTTTCGGGACTAAAGTTGCGACCTTATGGACTCACTGACCCAGATCACCCTCGGCGCGTGCGTGGCGGCGGCATGTGTCCCGCCGGAGCAGCGGCGCAAAGCCGCGCTGGTCGGCGCCGCACTCGGCACTTTGCCCGATCTGGATGTTTTTATCGATTACGGCGGACCAGTGGAAAACTTCACCATGCACCGCGGGTTCAGCCACTCGCTGTTTGTTTTGGCCGGATTCGGAGCATTGCTCTGGATCGCACTGCGAAGATTGTGGCCGGCCGCTCGCCAAGCACCGGGACGATGGTTCGCCGCCATCTTTCTCGCACTCCTCACCCATCCTCTGCTCGATGCGCACACTGCTTATGGCACACAACTTTTCTGGCCGTCCGGATCCAACCCGGTTTCCTGGGCCACGATCTTCATCATCGACCCGCTTTACACACTGCCGCTGCTCGCCGGAATGATCGCCGTTCTCATCCGCCCCGCATCGAAAGCTGCCGGACGGTGGCTAATGGCCGGACTGGCCTTGAGCACGCTTTACCTCGGATGGTCCTGGACTGCTCGGACCATTGTCACAGCCAACGCCCAACGGAGCCTCGATGCCCAAGGCATCACCGATGTGCGGCTCTTCATCACCCCCGCACCCCTCAACACGCTGCTGTGGCGCGTGGTGGCAAAGACCAACGGCGGCTACTACGAGGGACTCGACTCGGTTGTGGCCGACGACGGGTCCATCGAGTTCATTTTCCGTCCATCGGACGACCAAGCGCTCGCCGCCGCGCTTCCTTACGTTCCCGCGGCACAGCGACTGCAATGGTTCGCCAACGGCTTCGTCGGCGCGGCTGTGCAGGATGACACGCTCACCATGACCGATCTGCGCATGGGACAGCACCCTGACTACGTTTTCCGCCATTCGGTGGCGCGACGTGGGAATCCGCACTGGCATGCCATCGAAGCACAGCGGTTGCCAACCAGGATTGGAACAGAATTCCTTGCTTCGCTCTGGCGGCGAATCTGGACCGATGCGGCCGTGACGACCGGATTTACTGCGCCGCCACGCGCCCGCCCCAGCTCTGCAGGACTTTGAGATAGTTGGCACGCTCGAATGCCGCAGGGTCCGGACACGTGCGGAGATTCATGCTGCCGCGCAACTGCGAGAGGCTGGCGTATTCGTGCTCTTCGAGCCAATTGGCAAAGAAACGCAGCACTTCGGCGAAATGGCCGGGACCTTGGCGCAGCAGCACGGATACAAGCTGGACGGTCGTCGCGCCGGCCATCACGGCCTTGATCGCATCCAAGCCGGTATGAACACCACCGCTCGCGGAAAGGTCCGCCGTGACCGTTGTGCTGAGGATGGCCAGCCAGCGCAGTCGCAAACGCAACTCGTAAGGATCCGACAACTGCAGGGTCGGCCGGACTTCCAATTCCTCCACATCCAGATCGGGTTGGTAGAATCGGTTGAAGAGCACCAAACCACGCGCGCCGGCATCCTGCAATTGGCGGACGAAATGCGGTAGCGCCGTGAAAAACGGAGACAACTTCACCGCCACCGGCACCGTGACCTTGGCCGCGACCGCCCGCGTGATATCTACCACCTGCGCCTCGACATCGGCGGAGCTTTTTCCGGGATCGGTCGGAAGGAAATACGTGTTGAGTTCGATCGCATCCGCACCCGCATCCTGCATGAGCTTCGCGTAAGCGATCCAACCGCCGGCAGTGACGCCATTGAGCGAGGCGATCACGGGAATGCCCACCGTCCGCTTGATCTTCGCAATCTGCTCCAGATAAGTGTCCGGCCCGAGGGGAAACTGGTCGGCCGCCGGAAGGTAGGTGGCTGCTTCGGCGAACGAGTATTCGTGGGCATCGACATCCTCCATCTCAGCCCGCGCCTCCATGGCAATCTGCTCCTCGAAAAGCGAATGCATCACCACGGCCGGTGCCCCGGCATCCTCGAGCCGCCGCACATTGTCCAAATCGTCCACCAAGGGCGAAGCACCAGGAATCAGCGGGTTTTTGAGCTTCAGGCCGAGATATTCGGTGGTCAGATCCATGGTCAGTTTGCCGAAGGCTCGGGTGGCACCTTCATGGCGTCGCGCAGCCTTTCGTATTCCGCAAAGTGTGCCTGCACATGACGCTGCGCGGCCTCCTGCAGTTGCTTGGCGTGCTCAGGATTCACGCGCTCGAGCGCGCGGTAGCGCAGTTCGTTGGCCAGATACTTCGAGAGAGGAACCTTGGGCGGGCCGGAATCGAGTTTCAGCGGCTCTTCGCCAGGGCCCGTCCGCCGCGGGTTGAAGCGGAACAGAGGCCAGTAGGCCGAATCGACGGCGAGTTTTTGCTGCTCCAACCCATGGTGCATCCCGTAACCGTGCGCAATGCAGTGGCTGTAAGCGACAATGAGCGAAACACCCGGAAAAGACTCCGCCTCGGCAAAAGCCTGCACCGTCTGGCCGTCCTTGGCCCCGAACGCCACCCGCGCAACATAAGCCGTGCCGTTCATCATCGCATAAAGAGCGAGATCCTTCTTCGGCAACTCCTTGCCGGAAACAGCGAACTTCGCGGTGGCCCCGAGGGGAGTAGCCTTCGAAGATTGGCCGCCGGTGTTGGAATAGACCTCCGTGTCCATGACGAGGATATTCACGTCTCTACCGCTCCAGAGCACATGATCAAGGCCGCCGAAGCCTATGTCATAAGCCCACCCGTCGCCGCCGACGATCCACACCGACTTTTTGACCAAATAGTCTGCGAGCAATGAAAGCCGGCGCGCTTCGACGGTTTCACTACCGGCCAATTTCGACCGAAGCATGCGCACGCGTTCGCGCTGGGCGGCAACTGTTTCTTCGTCGCTGGCATAGCCCGCAAGCAGCGCGGCCACAAGTTCATCCCCGACTTGCGGCGCCAATTTTTTCAGCAGCTCGCATGCGTGCTCGTGATGCTTGTCCAGGGCAATGCGCATCCCGAGCCCGTATTCCGCGTTGTCCTCGAAAAGCGAGTTTGACCACGCCGGTCCCCGCCCCTCGCGATTGGTGGTGTAGGGCGTGGTGGGCAAGTTTCCCCCGTAGATCGAGGAGCACCCGGTTGCATTCGCGATGAAGAGCCTGTCTCCATACATCTGCGTGAGGAGCTTGAGATACGGGGTCTCGCCGCACCCCGCGCAGGCGCCGGAATATTCGATCAGCGGCTCGAAAAACTGCGTCGCCTTGACCTCGGCTTTCATCGTCCGGCGGTCGGGCTCCGGCAGCGCGAGGAAAAATTCGTAGTTGCGCCGCTCCTGCTC comes from Chthoniobacterales bacterium and encodes:
- a CDS encoding peroxiredoxin, whose protein sequence is MLTVGTTAPDFALSSKNADGLNLVKLSDHKGKNVVLLFFPMVYTSVCTDEFCSVSKGLSDFAGAEVIGISGDNPFAQEAWAQKEGIKVTLASDYDHKVAQAYGIAYAQFAPQLNLPMGGVPKRSAFIVDKNGVIQYAESHDDPRQLPNFDTIKAKLSELK
- a CDS encoding type II toxin-antitoxin system prevent-host-death family antitoxin encodes the protein MVLFFNEKSMLLGVADSYTVKAAQQQFFAVVRDAADHPVTITKQGKAVAVMMSIERMEALAETMEILADPAGMKAIREHREERGVGSTRLSRAV
- a CDS encoding metal-dependent hydrolase, coding for MDSLTQITLGACVAAACVPPEQRRKAALVGAALGTLPDLDVFIDYGGPVENFTMHRGFSHSLFVLAGFGALLWIALRRLWPAARQAPGRWFAAIFLALLTHPLLDAHTAYGTQLFWPSGSNPVSWATIFIIDPLYTLPLLAGMIAVLIRPASKAAGRWLMAGLALSTLYLGWSWTARTIVTANAQRSLDAQGITDVRLFITPAPLNTLLWRVVAKTNGGYYEGLDSVVADDGSIEFIFRPSDDQALAAALPYVPAAQRLQWFANGFVGAAVQDDTLTMTDLRMGQHPDYVFRHSVARRGNPHWHAIEAQRLPTRIGTEFLASLWRRIWTDAAVTTGFTAPPRARPSSAGL
- a CDS encoding dihydroorotate dehydrogenase-like protein — translated: MDLTTEYLGLKLKNPLIPGASPLVDDLDNVRRLEDAGAPAVVMHSLFEEQIAMEARAEMEDVDAHEYSFAEAATYLPAADQFPLGPDTYLEQIAKIKRTVGIPVIASLNGVTAGGWIAYAKLMQDAGADAIELNTYFLPTDPGKSSADVEAQVVDITRAVAAKVTVPVAVKLSPFFTALPHFVRQLQDAGARGLVLFNRFYQPDLDVEELEVRPTLQLSDPYELRLRLRWLAILSTTVTADLSASGGVHTGLDAIKAVMAGATTVQLVSVLLRQGPGHFAEVLRFFANWLEEHEYASLSQLRGSMNLRTCPDPAAFERANYLKVLQSWGGRVAAQ